The genomic interval AAAATTACGAGAAGACGGTTCTGTAGAGTATGTTGTTTGTTCAGCTGAAGATATAACTGAACAGAAGCGGAGTGAAGATGCTTTGAAAGCTGAAAGAGATATGTTTTCAGAGGGGCCTGTCATAACAATTATATGGGCTCCATCAGAGAATTGGCCTATAAGATATGTGTCTTCAAATATCAAAGCTATACTTGGATATTCATCCGAAGAAGTTATGAATCAGAATTTTAAATATGCATCATTGATTCACCCAAATGACATTCTGAGAATCGAAGAAGAGGTTAAATTTAACATTAATAATGTTATACACACATATGAACAATCCTACAGATTACAATGCAAAGACGGCAAATATCTTTGGATTTATGATTTCAGTAAATTAGAAAGGGATTCAAATGGAAAGCTTATAAATATAAGAGGATATTTATTTGATCAAACAAATTTAAAAAATATTGAACAAAATTTAGAAATTCAAAAGACAAGACTTAATTATATTATTGAAGGCACTAATGTAGGTACTTGGGAATGGAATATACAAACAGGGGAAACAATTTTTAATGAACACTGGGCAGAAATTATTGGTTACAAATTGGATGAAATATCACCAGTAAATATTGAAACATGGATGAAATTCGCTCATCCTGATGATCTAAAAATTTCTGGAGAATTATTAGATAAGCATTTCAAAGGCGAGCTAAACTATTATGAATTTGAATCAAGGATGAAACATAAAAACGGGGATTGGATTTGGGTATTAGATAGAGGGAAAGTAGCTTCCTGGACAGAAGATCACAAACCACTTTGGATGTATGGAACTCATCAAGATATTACCGACCGTAAAAGAGCAGATAAAGATCTTAAAGAAGCTCAGCAGAAATTTCAAAAATTATTTGAAAACAATCCAGCTTTAATGGCGCTAAGTTCTCTTCCTGAAAAAGCTTTTATTGAAGTTAATACTGCCTTTCTCGACATGTTAGGATTCAATCGTGAAGAAATTATCGGTAAAACCTCTTCAGCGTTGGATTTATTTATCGAAGCTGAAAAGCAAACATTTGTTGCTGATGAGCTTCAAAGAACAGGCCATATCAGAAATATTGAACTTAAAGTAAGGACGAAAAATAGCGCTATACTTACAGGGCTATTTTCAGAAGAAATTATTGAAAGCCAAGGAAAAAGTTATTTATTAACCGTCATGACTGATATTACTAAGCAAAAAGAAGCGGAAATTCTTGCGATCAAAGCAAGTAAAGCGAAGTCGGAATTTCTTGCTAATATGAGTCATGAAATACGCACTCCTTTAAATGGAGTTATCGGTTTTACAGATTTGCTTAAAAAAACAAATTTAGATTCGATGCAGAAACAATATGTTGACAATATAAGTACTTCCGCTAATTCGTTACTGGGAATTATTAATGATATTCTTGATTTTTCAAAAATAGAAGCTGGTAAACTTGAGCTTGAAAAAATTAAAACAGATATTATTGAAATTACTGAACAAGTAGCCGATATTGTTAAATTCCATGTGTCTCAAAAAGGATTAGAATTACTACTAAACATTGAGCCAGATATTCCGCGTTTTGCCTTAGTTGATCCTATCCGATTAAAACAAATACTTGTAAACTTATTAAGCAATGCTATAAAATTCACAGAACAAGGAGAAGTTGAGATTACCGTTACTTTTACTCGAAAAAATGAGAGATTAGGTGAATTTAATTTTTCTGTTCAAGACACAGGTATCGGTATAAGTGAAGAGCAACAAAAAAAGCTATTTAAGGCATTTTCCCAAGTTGATAGTTCTACAACCAGAAAATTTGGAGGAACTGGACTTGGACTTATAATTTCTAATCTGCTGGCTGAAAAAATGGGAAGTGAGATTAAATTAAGAAGTGAGATTGGAATGGGGTCTAATTTCTTTTTTAGCATTGAAACAGAATATGAAGTAGGTGAAAAACTTGATTTAAGTAGCTTAACGGATATTAAAAGGGTTTTGGTTATTGATGACAATGATCATAACCGAATAATCCTTGAACAAATTTTTAAAAACTGGGGTATAGAATTCGTCGGTGAGGATAATGGACTTTTAGGGCTTAAGCATATTGAAATATCTGGAGCTTTTGATGTAATTATCGTTGATTATAACATGCCCTACCTTAATGGTATTGATACTATAAAAATGATACGGGAGAAATTGCACCTTTCACCTAAACAACAACCCATTATTTTACTTCATAGTTCAGCAGATGATCCTATGATCCATGAAGAATGTAAAAAGCTGGGAGTGAGATTTAATCTAATTAAGCCTATTAAATCACAGGAACTATTGTATTATCTAAAAAATATTTATAACCGACTGGATATAGATAAAAATCAAAATATATTGTTTAGCGATCCCGTTGTGATCTCCAAAGATATTAAGCCGATTATTATTGTAGCGGAAGATGTTTCTATGAATATGTTGCTGGCTACAACTATCATTAAACAAATACTTCCTAATAGTATTATATTAGAGGCTAAAAATGGAAAAGAGGCTTTTGATACAGCAAAGACAAAAAATCCTGACATAATATTGATGGATGTCCAGATGCCTGAAATGGATGGAATAGAGGCGACAGAGCATATTCGAAAATTAAATTTAGTTAAGCATGTTCCAATTATTGCATTGACTGCAGGGGCAGTAAAAGAAGAAAAAGAAAAATGCTTAAAAGCAGGTATGGATGATTTTTTAAGCAAACCGATTAGCTTGGAGGATCTACATAAAATATTAAAAAAATATTTATTTTCAGAAAAAAAATCAGAAATAAATATCGTTTCTAATGAACATATCGAAAGAAAAAAATCTCTTCATTTTGATAAGAAAAAATTAATGGAAAAAATAGACTATGACAATGTAATATTCCAAAAATTAATACAAACGCTTCCTGATTTATTTTCTACAATTGAATCCCTCGGCGATGCAATTCGTGAACGAGATTTATTAAAAATCAAAATGACAGCCCATGGTATCAAAGGGTCTTCATTGACTATGTGTTTTGATAGGCTTACAGAATTAGCAAAAGAGCTTGAAGAGAATTCTTATAATTCTAATGTAGAAAAACTCAATGAAACGTTTAACAACATACTTTTAGAATGGGAACAAATCAAGTCGATTGTAAATTTGCCTCTGAGTATTTAATTAATTCCTTTCGTTGTTTTATTCCTTTTCTATTTAAATAACCGCCTCCAATTATCATTAAAATCGCCATAACATTCGTCATTAAATTCATCCGCTTTTGATTTTTAATAACTTTATCAGGAGTTCCTTTGTATATTCTTAATTTTCCTGATTCAGGATGCAATATAGTTCCGTTTTCTTTTAGTCCAGCTTCTAATACAACTATTTGATTATTATTAAAAAGTCTTCTTTCTGTTTTAGATATAATTGAACCTTTCCACTCGTTAGGATCTATTGAAAATCTTTGTTTTCCGTATGTAGCTCCAACAATTTTTTTATTTCGAGCTGTGCCTTCATATTCTAACTTTCCAGATGCGCTATAATCATTTGTCATCACAAATTCTTCTATCATGTCTGATGGAATAGTTATAAACTCCGATTCTTCAAAGTCCCATAATTTTATTGATTTTGATTTATCTTTCCAATCAATAAAAATTTTTAACTTTTGACCATCTCCTTTTAACCAAAATTTTAATGAGCCCATTATAACTTGTTCTCCATTATCAGGCATTAAAACAGGATCATCTGCTTTTAATCTTCCAGTTATCCAGACGGGAAAAATTGCTGAACCTTTGTATTTAATTGCTTCATTCACATTAAATATTTCTGGATGATTTTCAAATTTTTTTAGGATGGCAAATCCTGATACGATCGTCATTATCCCTAAAATAAATAAGCTATTACCTATCCATACAGTGAAGTTGGCATTGTTCCAGTCTTTGCGCCTTACACCTTTTGGTGGGCCATCATATATATCAAAAAGACCACGTTTCATAACGATTTATCTTTTAATATATAATTGGAAATAACTATTTTTTGAATTTCGGATGTTCCTTCATAGATTGTAAAAACGCGGGCATCCCTGTAAAATCTTTCTACAGGATAATCTTTCGTAAAACCATAGCCTCCATGAATTTGAAGGGCTTTTGCTGTAATACGATTTACCATTTCTGAAGCGTATAATTTTGCCATAGCAGCTTGGCAAGTATAATTTTCTTTTCTATCTTTCATCGCGGCAGCAGAAAATGTTAATTGCTTGGCCGCTTCAATTTCCGTAGCCATTTCAGCTAGCATCCATCTTAAACCTTGAAATTTAGAAATTGCTTGACCAAATTGTTTTCTTTGTTTTGAATAATTAATTGCTGAATCTAAAGCTGCTTGAGCAACACCTATGGATTGAGCTGATATACCTATTCGTCCACCGTCCAATCCCATCATTGCTATTTTAAATCCCATTCCTTCTTCGCCTAATCGGTCTTTGACTGGAACTCGACAATCCTCAAATATTAAATCCGTAGTGTCTGAAGCTCTAAGCCCCATTTTATCTTCAATATTTCCAACTTGAAGCCCTTTTGTGCCTTGCTTTACTAAAAAAGCGCTGATTCCTTTATGTCTCATTTTTTCATCTGTTTTTGCTGTGACAATTATAGTTCCAGCATTTTTTCCTGAGGTTATAAAACGTTTAGTGCCGTTTAAAATGTAATAATCTCCGTCACGAACTGCGGTTGTTGATTGGGATGAAGGGTCTGAACCTGCTTGAGGTTCAGTCATTGCAAACGCGCCTATATTTTCTCCTCTTGCAAGTGGTTTTAAAAATTTTTCTTTTTGCTCTAACGTTCCGAATTTATA from Desulfobacterales bacterium carries:
- a CDS encoding response regulator — protein: KLREDGSVEYVVCSAEDITEQKRSEDALKAERDMFSEGPVITIIWAPSENWPIRYVSSNIKAILGYSSEEVMNQNFKYASLIHPNDILRIEEEVKFNINNVIHTYEQSYRLQCKDGKYLWIYDFSKLERDSNGKLINIRGYLFDQTNLKNIEQNLEIQKTRLNYIIEGTNVGTWEWNIQTGETIFNEHWAEIIGYKLDEISPVNIETWMKFAHPDDLKISGELLDKHFKGELNYYEFESRMKHKNGDWIWVLDRGKVASWTEDHKPLWMYGTHQDITDRKRADKDLKEAQQKFQKLFENNPALMALSSLPEKAFIEVNTAFLDMLGFNREEIIGKTSSALDLFIEAEKQTFVADELQRTGHIRNIELKVRTKNSAILTGLFSEEIIESQGKSYLLTVMTDITKQKEAEILAIKASKAKSEFLANMSHEIRTPLNGVIGFTDLLKKTNLDSMQKQYVDNISTSANSLLGIINDILDFSKIEAGKLELEKIKTDIIEITEQVADIVKFHVSQKGLELLLNIEPDIPRFALVDPIRLKQILVNLLSNAIKFTEQGEVEITVTFTRKNERLGEFNFSVQDTGIGISEEQQKKLFKAFSQVDSSTTRKFGGTGLGLIISNLLAEKMGSEIKLRSEIGMGSNFFFSIETEYEVGEKLDLSSLTDIKRVLVIDDNDHNRIILEQIFKNWGIEFVGEDNGLLGLKHIEISGAFDVIIVDYNMPYLNGIDTIKMIREKLHLSPKQQPIILLHSSADDPMIHEECKKLGVRFNLIKPIKSQELLYYLKNIYNRLDIDKNQNILFSDPVVISKDIKPIIIVAEDVSMNMLLATTIIKQILPNSIILEAKNGKEAFDTAKTKNPDIILMDVQMPEMDGIEATEHIRKLNLVKHVPIIALTAGAVKEEKEKCLKAGMDDFLSKPISLEDLHKILKKYLFSEKKSEINIVSNEHIERKKSLHFDKKKLMEKIDYDNVIFQKLIQTLPDLFSTIESLGDAIRERDLLKIKMTAHGIKGSSLTMCFDRLTELAKELEENSYNSNVEKLNETFNNILLEWEQIKSIVNLPLSI
- a CDS encoding acyl-CoA dehydrogenase family protein; amino-acid sequence: MFKLTNEQLMIQSMVREFSRKVVALTAADRDKTKEFPIENLKKMGELGFMGMMIPFEYDGSGADTVSYVLALSEIAYSCASTAVVMSVHNSIVCESIYKFGTLEQKEKFLKPLARGENIGAFAMTEPQAGSDPSSQSTTAVRDGDYYILNGTKRFITSGKNAGTIIVTAKTDEKMRHKGISAFLVKQGTKGLQVGNIEDKMGLRASDTTDLIFEDCRVPVKDRLGEEGMGFKIAMMGLDGGRIGISAQSIGVAQAALDSAINYSKQRKQFGQAISKFQGLRWMLAEMATEIEAAKQLTFSAAAMKDRKENYTCQAAMAKLYASEMVNRITAKALQIHGGYGFTKDYPVERFYRDARVFTIYEGTSEIQKIVISNYILKDKSL